A region of Planococcus sp. MSAK28401 DNA encodes the following proteins:
- a CDS encoding D-alanyl-D-alanine carboxypeptidase family protein translates to MKSLVKWVHVLMIIAVALMIVMPNRVQAEETVPVLADAAIVVDAETGQILYGQNDEAVLGIASMSKMMSEYLLFEAIEEGIVSWDDEYEVTDYSHRISQDLRLSNVPLRRDGSYTMKELYEAMAIYSANAATIGIAETIAGTEKAFVQMMNDKAKEMGIEDAHFVNSTGLNNSFLLGMHPEGTGEDEENTMSARSVAILTKALLDDYPEILDTAKIPELMFREGTPDQIRMVNWNTMLPGMDHEYEGMDGLKTGTTDFAGHSFAGTAKRDGVRLIAVVMKAVDAKGEGSYQARFDATRALLDHGFEFQETEIMKAGQQFMGQESLPVAKGEKEQVAIAVNEPVRLMVPSAQQEAYRTELELTEGAPIEAAVEEGQLVGKVRVLDSEGNEVEYLKDEKPAADVEAIETVERANWFALSMKGAVDFIKGLF, encoded by the coding sequence GTGAAAAGTTTAGTGAAATGGGTTCATGTATTGATGATAATAGCTGTGGCTCTCATGATCGTGATGCCGAATCGCGTACAGGCGGAAGAAACTGTTCCTGTATTGGCAGATGCGGCGATTGTTGTAGATGCAGAGACCGGACAGATTTTATACGGGCAAAATGATGAAGCCGTACTTGGTATCGCTTCTATGAGTAAAATGATGAGTGAATACCTTTTATTTGAAGCGATCGAGGAAGGTATCGTCAGTTGGGACGATGAATATGAAGTGACGGATTATAGCCACCGGATTTCGCAAGATTTGCGCTTGAGCAATGTTCCACTGCGCCGGGATGGTTCCTATACGATGAAGGAGTTATATGAAGCAATGGCGATTTATTCGGCGAATGCGGCAACCATTGGCATTGCAGAAACGATTGCGGGTACTGAGAAAGCGTTTGTCCAGATGATGAACGACAAGGCGAAGGAAATGGGCATTGAAGACGCGCACTTCGTCAATTCTACAGGGCTTAATAATTCATTTCTATTGGGTATGCATCCTGAGGGGACGGGAGAAGACGAAGAAAATACGATGTCCGCCCGTTCAGTTGCTATACTGACTAAAGCCTTGCTAGATGATTATCCGGAAATTCTTGATACTGCTAAAATTCCGGAATTGATGTTCCGCGAAGGTACGCCTGACCAAATCCGCATGGTCAATTGGAATACGATGCTTCCGGGCATGGACCACGAATATGAAGGAATGGATGGATTGAAGACCGGTACGACGGATTTTGCTGGCCATTCTTTTGCAGGGACTGCCAAACGTGACGGGGTCCGGTTGATTGCGGTAGTCATGAAAGCGGTCGATGCGAAAGGGGAAGGTTCCTATCAGGCTCGTTTTGACGCAACGCGTGCATTATTGGATCACGGCTTTGAATTTCAAGAAACGGAAATCATGAAAGCTGGCCAACAATTTATGGGGCAGGAATCCCTTCCTGTCGCAAAAGGTGAAAAAGAGCAAGTAGCGATAGCGGTTAACGAACCGGTCCGCTTGATGGTCCCGTCTGCTCAGCAAGAGGCGTACCGCACCGAGCTTGAATTGACAGAAGGAGCCCCGATTGAGGCAGCTGTAGAGGAAGGGCAACTTGTAGGTAAGGTAAGGGTTTTGGATTCTGAAGGCAATGAAGTAGAATATCTGAAAGATGAAAAGCCTGCTGCGGACGTAGAAGCGATAGAAACAGTCGAGCGCGCCAATTGGTTTGCGCTGTCCATGAAAGGCGCAGTGGATTTCATTAAAGGTTTATTTTAA
- the pdxR gene encoding MocR-like pyridoxine biosynthesis transcription factor PdxR has translation MDMLMFQLQKQSTIPLYKQLYREIRTAITAGKIAVDTKLPSKRKLADYLQISQTTVELAYSQLVAEGFIEPRPRKGFFTMPVEELAYLDLPQEETSIRDVPKPTYVYDFNPARIDTRSFPFPTWRKTAREVIDEENHELLLAGHPQGDESLRAEIARYLYQSRGVVCESEQIIVGSGTEQLMPLLIRLFDKNLSFGFENPGYALTHSIFEHDDRQAFPIAVDEDGIDVQELDKTGVDIAYVTPSHQFPTGSILSATRRAQLLNWAAASPERYIIEDDYDSEFRYTSQPIPALQSMDVGGRVIYISTFSKSIMPSLRIAYLVLPPRLLNAYRKTFLHYTSTVPRIDQQIVATFMQKGHFSRHLNRMRKLYRKKLECLTQALVPYQPIVTVSGEQAGMHVVLTIDTERTEQNLVSLASDVGIRVFAMQNYDLLKQKSTSPKIVLGFGGLDESEIQQGIGQLMKCWSIQKTSSLPKG, from the coding sequence ATGGATATGCTCATGTTCCAATTGCAAAAACAATCAACCATCCCACTATATAAGCAGCTTTATCGAGAAATACGCACCGCCATCACGGCGGGTAAAATTGCGGTCGACACCAAGCTTCCGAGCAAGCGCAAACTGGCGGATTATCTGCAGATCAGTCAGACCACCGTCGAACTGGCCTATTCCCAATTAGTCGCAGAAGGCTTTATTGAACCACGCCCCCGTAAAGGCTTTTTCACGATGCCGGTGGAAGAACTGGCTTATTTGGATCTGCCTCAAGAAGAAACGTCTATCCGCGACGTGCCAAAACCCACTTATGTATATGACTTTAACCCAGCGCGCATCGATACCCGTTCATTTCCGTTCCCGACATGGCGCAAAACGGCACGCGAAGTGATCGATGAAGAAAACCATGAACTCCTGCTCGCTGGCCACCCACAGGGAGACGAGTCGCTGCGCGCTGAAATCGCCCGTTATTTATACCAATCCCGCGGTGTCGTATGCGAATCCGAACAAATCATCGTTGGCTCTGGGACCGAACAATTGATGCCGCTGTTGATCCGTCTCTTCGATAAAAACTTGAGCTTCGGCTTTGAAAATCCGGGATACGCCTTAACCCATAGCATTTTCGAACACGATGACAGACAGGCCTTCCCGATTGCCGTCGATGAAGACGGCATCGATGTGCAGGAACTCGACAAAACCGGCGTCGACATCGCCTACGTCACCCCGTCCCACCAGTTCCCGACTGGCTCAATTTTAAGCGCCACACGCCGTGCACAGCTATTGAACTGGGCGGCCGCAAGTCCTGAACGCTATATCATCGAAGACGATTACGACAGCGAATTCCGCTACACGAGCCAGCCGATTCCTGCCCTGCAAAGCATGGACGTCGGAGGGCGGGTCATCTATATCAGTACCTTTTCGAAATCCATCATGCCTTCGTTGCGCATCGCCTATCTCGTGTTGCCGCCAAGGCTGTTGAACGCCTACCGCAAGACCTTTTTGCATTACACGTCCACCGTGCCACGCATCGACCAACAAATCGTCGCGACATTCATGCAAAAAGGCCATTTTTCAAGGCATTTAAACCGCATGCGCAAACTATACCGGAAAAAGCTCGAATGCCTGACGCAAGCACTTGTCCCTTACCAACCAATAGTGACTGTTTCCGGTGAGCAAGCAGGCATGCACGTCGTTTTGACCATCGATACCGAACGCACGGAACAAAACTTAGTTTCCTTGGCAAGTGATGTAGGAATCCGTGTATTCGCGATGCAGAATTACGACCTGCTTAAGCAAAAATCAACTTCACCAAAAATCGTCCTCGGTTTTGGAGGTTTAGATGAAAGCGAAATCCAGCAGGGCATCGGCCAATTGATGAAATGCTGGAGCATACAAAAAACCAGCTCACTCCCTAAGGGATGA
- the pdxS gene encoding pyridoxal 5'-phosphate synthase lyase subunit PdxS, which translates to MSEKGTDRVKRGMAEMQKGGVIMDVVNAEQAKIAEAAGATAVMALERVPSDIRKEGGVARMADPRITEEVMNAVSIPVMAKARIGHITEARVLEAMGVDYIDESEVLTPADEEFHLLKNDYTVPFVCGCRNIGEAARRIGEGASMLRTKGEPGTGNIVEAVRHLRQVNAEVRNIVAMGEDELMTAARDLGASYEFLKEVKLLGRLPVVNFAAGGIATPADAALMMELGADGVFVGSGIFKSDQPERFARAIVEATAHYQDYALIAKLSKDLGPAMKGLEMATIGAADRMQERSW; encoded by the coding sequence ATGAGTGAAAAAGGCACAGATCGAGTGAAGCGCGGTATGGCAGAAATGCAAAAAGGCGGCGTCATTATGGACGTAGTTAATGCAGAACAGGCGAAAATTGCAGAAGCGGCAGGGGCGACGGCTGTCATGGCGCTAGAGCGCGTCCCATCCGATATCCGCAAAGAAGGCGGCGTTGCCCGTATGGCGGACCCGCGCATCACGGAAGAAGTGATGAATGCGGTGTCGATTCCGGTCATGGCGAAAGCGCGTATCGGCCATATTACAGAAGCGCGCGTGCTAGAAGCGATGGGCGTCGACTATATCGACGAAAGCGAAGTACTGACACCAGCGGATGAGGAATTTCACTTGCTGAAAAATGATTATACGGTGCCGTTCGTCTGTGGCTGCCGCAATATCGGGGAAGCGGCACGGCGCATCGGAGAAGGGGCGTCAATGCTGCGCACTAAAGGCGAGCCTGGCACAGGGAATATCGTCGAAGCGGTGCGCCATTTGCGCCAAGTGAATGCCGAAGTGCGCAATATCGTTGCGATGGGCGAAGACGAATTGATGACAGCTGCGAGAGACTTAGGTGCATCTTATGAGTTTTTGAAAGAAGTGAAATTGCTCGGCCGTTTGCCGGTCGTCAACTTTGCAGCAGGGGGCATCGCGACACCAGCGGATGCGGCGCTCATGATGGAACTTGGGGCGGATGGCGTTTTTGTCGGATCCGGCATCTTTAAGTCCGACCAGCCAGAGCGTTTTGCGCGTGCCATCGTCGAAGCGACGGCTCATTATCAGGATTATGCGTTGATTGCGAAACTGTCGAAAGATCTTGGGCCGGCAATGAAAGGCTTGGAAATGGCGACAATCGGTGCGGCGGACCGCATGCAGGAAAGAAGCTGGTAA
- the pdxT gene encoding pyridoxal 5'-phosphate synthase glutaminase subunit PdxT, which produces MKIGVLALQGAVREHVQAIQACGAEAVVVKKAAELADLDGLVLPGGESTAMRRLIDRAELLEPLKQFAQADKPMFGTCAGLVLLAKEIDGQEAAHLGVMDMTVARNSFGRQVDSFEADLDIVGIEAPFPAVFIRAPHIVRAGEGVEVLCEYEGRIVLARSGPFLSCSFHPELTGDHRLMQLFLDMIENRELLPTEAHYSKI; this is translated from the coding sequence ATGAAAATCGGTGTATTGGCACTGCAAGGAGCGGTGCGTGAACATGTACAGGCGATTCAGGCATGCGGCGCGGAAGCTGTCGTGGTGAAGAAAGCAGCCGAGCTGGCAGACCTTGATGGGTTGGTGCTGCCAGGAGGCGAAAGCACGGCGATGCGCCGCTTGATCGACCGTGCGGAGTTGCTGGAGCCATTGAAACAATTTGCTCAGGCCGATAAGCCGATGTTCGGCACTTGTGCAGGGCTCGTGCTGCTAGCAAAAGAAATTGACGGGCAGGAAGCTGCGCATCTCGGTGTCATGGACATGACCGTTGCGCGCAATTCCTTCGGCAGGCAAGTGGACAGCTTTGAAGCGGATCTGGACATTGTGGGAATTGAAGCACCGTTCCCGGCAGTATTTATCCGTGCGCCGCATATCGTACGTGCTGGTGAGGGTGTGGAAGTTTTGTGCGAATACGAGGGGCGCATTGTGTTGGCGCGGAGCGGGCCGTTTCTTAGCTGTTCATTCCATCCGGAACTGACCGGCGATCACCGCTTGATGCAGCTGTTTTTGGACATGATCGAAAACAGGGAACTCTTGCCAACCGAAGCGCACTATAGTAAAATATGA
- the serS gene encoding serine--tRNA ligase produces the protein MLDIRFVRENFEQVKTKLGKRGEDISVLDDFQGLDQKRRELIVQTEKLKAERNEASQQIAVMKRNKENADEAIAKTREVGDQIKAIDDELREVEEKLDYIMMRVPNIPHDSVPFGDSEDDNEEIRTWGEKPEFGFEAKPHWDIATDLNIVDFERAAKVTGSRFVFYRGLGARLERALINFMMDLHQEEHGYEEMLPPYMVNRESLTGTGQLPKFEEDAFLIEKEDYFLIPTSEVPVTNFYRDDILTADMLPQAFASYSMNFRSEAGSAGRDTRGLIRQHQFNKVELVRFVKPEDSYDELEKLTGHAEKVLQLLGLPYRVLKMCTADLGFTAAKKYDIEVWIPTQETYREISSCSNFEDFQARRANIKFRREAKGKPEFVHTLNGSGLAVGRTVAALLENYQQEDGSVAIPEVLQPYMGGKTTIR, from the coding sequence ATGTTGGATATCCGTTTTGTACGGGAAAATTTTGAACAAGTGAAAACAAAGCTCGGAAAGCGCGGGGAAGACATTTCCGTACTTGATGATTTTCAAGGGCTTGACCAAAAGCGCCGGGAACTTATTGTTCAGACCGAGAAATTGAAAGCGGAGCGTAACGAAGCGTCCCAGCAGATCGCTGTCATGAAGCGCAACAAGGAAAATGCCGACGAGGCGATCGCGAAAACACGTGAAGTCGGCGATCAGATCAAAGCGATTGACGATGAGCTGCGCGAAGTGGAAGAAAAACTCGACTACATCATGATGCGCGTGCCGAACATTCCGCACGACAGCGTGCCGTTCGGCGATTCTGAAGACGATAATGAAGAAATTCGTACATGGGGCGAAAAGCCAGAGTTTGGCTTTGAAGCGAAGCCGCATTGGGACATCGCGACCGATTTGAACATCGTCGATTTCGAGCGAGCCGCGAAAGTGACGGGCAGCCGTTTCGTGTTCTACCGCGGGCTTGGCGCACGCCTTGAGCGTGCACTCATCAATTTCATGATGGACCTTCACCAGGAGGAGCATGGCTACGAGGAAATGCTGCCGCCATATATGGTCAACCGCGAAAGCTTGACGGGCACCGGGCAATTGCCGAAGTTCGAGGAAGATGCGTTCTTGATCGAGAAGGAAGATTATTTCCTCATCCCGACGTCTGAAGTGCCGGTGACGAATTTCTACCGTGATGACATTTTAACAGCGGATATGCTGCCGCAAGCCTTCGCATCTTATAGCATGAATTTCCGCTCTGAAGCAGGTTCTGCAGGACGCGATACGCGCGGGTTGATCCGTCAGCACCAATTCAATAAAGTCGAACTGGTGCGCTTTGTGAAACCGGAAGATTCTTATGACGAACTTGAGAAACTGACGGGACATGCGGAGAAAGTGTTACAGCTGTTGGGGCTTCCTTACCGCGTCTTGAAGATGTGTACGGCGGACCTTGGCTTTACTGCAGCGAAGAAATACGATATTGAAGTATGGATTCCGACGCAAGAGACGTACCGTGAAATTTCTTCTTGCTCAAACTTCGAAGATTTCCAGGCGCGCCGCGCGAATATCAAGTTCCGCCGCGAAGCGAAAGGCAAGCCGGAGTTTGTCCATACGCTGAACGGCAGCGGACTCGCTGTCGGACGCACAGTGGCAGCATTGCTTGAGAACTACCAGCAGGAAGATGGTTCTGTTGCCATCCCTGAAGTGTTGCAGCCTTATATGGGCGGCAAAACGACGATCCGCTAA
- a CDS encoding alpha/beta fold hydrolase yields MQDVDFCFIETNDIRLHTAVAGPEDGDLVVLLHGFPEFSYGVHHQMEALAARGYRVVAPDQRGYNLSDKPGKIEDYTIDKLRDDIGGLIGAFGETSAYVIGHDWGGAVAWHLAATKPQYVKKLVVINMPHPAAMPRVMMKNPLQWVKSSYMAFFQLAEVPEKLMATSDYRMMQQAMETTAEPDAFSREELEAYREAWRQPGALTGMLNWYRAIRKGSFQQIPDKEIEIPVRILWGMGDQFLSPMLAKESLKFCAQGELVWIGEATHWVHHEQPTIVNHLIEEFLA; encoded by the coding sequence ATGCAAGATGTGGATTTTTGCTTTATCGAAACGAATGACATTCGCCTTCACACAGCAGTAGCCGGGCCGGAAGATGGGGACCTCGTTGTTTTATTGCATGGCTTCCCGGAATTTTCATATGGAGTCCACCACCAGATGGAGGCACTTGCTGCGCGGGGCTATCGCGTTGTGGCACCGGACCAGCGGGGATATAATTTGAGTGATAAGCCAGGAAAAATTGAAGACTATACCATTGACAAACTGCGCGATGATATTGGCGGCTTGATTGGAGCGTTTGGTGAAACATCGGCATATGTCATTGGCCACGACTGGGGAGGGGCGGTGGCATGGCATCTGGCAGCGACCAAACCACAGTATGTCAAAAAGCTCGTCGTCATTAATATGCCGCATCCGGCCGCAATGCCACGTGTCATGATGAAAAATCCGCTGCAATGGGTGAAAAGTTCGTACATGGCCTTTTTCCAGCTGGCGGAAGTACCGGAGAAACTGATGGCTACGAGTGATTACAGAATGATGCAACAGGCGATGGAAACGACTGCAGAACCAGATGCTTTTTCGCGGGAAGAGCTGGAAGCCTATCGGGAAGCTTGGCGTCAGCCAGGAGCGTTGACAGGCATGCTCAATTGGTACCGCGCCATTCGCAAAGGTAGTTTCCAGCAAATTCCGGACAAAGAAATCGAAATTCCCGTACGCATTTTGTGGGGCATGGGAGATCAATTTCTATCACCCATGCTTGCCAAAGAAAGCCTGAAATTTTGTGCGCAGGGAGAACTTGTATGGATCGGGGAGGCGACGCATTGGGTGCATCACGAGCAACCAACTATCGTCAATCACTTGATTGAGGAATTTCTCGCATGA
- the tadA gene encoding tRNA adenosine(34) deaminase TadA → MNGIEKDHYFMGLAIEEAQKAAQKGEVPIGAVIIQGDRVIARAHNLRETTRNAVTHAELLAIQQACEALDNWRLEDTKLYVTLEPCPMCAGAILQSRIPHIVYGARDSKAGCVDSLYRLLNDERFNHQCEVTENVMADECGGLLTQFFRDLRKRNKEKRKTQS, encoded by the coding sequence ATGAACGGAATAGAAAAAGACCATTATTTTATGGGGCTGGCGATTGAAGAAGCCCAAAAAGCAGCCCAAAAAGGCGAGGTACCGATCGGCGCCGTTATCATTCAAGGCGACCGCGTCATCGCGCGTGCCCATAATTTGCGTGAAACGACGCGCAATGCGGTGACACACGCCGAATTGCTCGCAATCCAGCAAGCCTGTGAAGCACTCGACAATTGGCGCCTTGAAGACACAAAGCTTTACGTAACGTTAGAGCCTTGCCCGATGTGCGCCGGCGCCATTTTGCAGTCGCGCATCCCGCATATCGTCTACGGCGCTCGCGATAGCAAGGCTGGCTGCGTCGATTCGCTGTATAGACTGCTGAACGACGAGCGCTTCAACCACCAATGCGAAGTGACGGAAAACGTCATGGCGGATGAGTGCGGCGGCTTGCTCACTCAGTTTTTCCGCGATTTGCGAAAACGGAACAAAGAGAAACGGAAAACCCAGTCCTAG
- a CDS encoding deoxynucleoside kinase, with translation MPVPFITVEGPIGVGKTSLTKALSEQHQFQLLKEIVDENPFLNKFYEDIEEWSFQTEMFFLCNRYKQLSDIQKKFISNQEPVVADYHIFKNLIFAKRTLPEEEYAKYEAIYKILTADMPKPNMVIYLHASLDTLMKRIKLRGREFEQMITPDYMEQLSADYHEFIERFEREHPEIPVLRFNGDELDFVQNRSDLEVILTHVEGTLEKRSLSI, from the coding sequence GTGCCGGTGCCATTTATCACCGTAGAAGGTCCGATCGGAGTGGGGAAAACCTCACTGACGAAAGCACTTTCGGAGCAACATCAGTTTCAATTGCTGAAGGAAATCGTGGATGAAAATCCGTTTTTGAATAAATTTTACGAAGATATCGAGGAATGGAGCTTCCAGACGGAAATGTTCTTCCTATGCAATCGTTATAAGCAATTGAGCGATATCCAAAAGAAATTCATCTCCAATCAGGAGCCGGTCGTGGCGGATTATCATATTTTCAAAAACTTGATCTTCGCCAAACGGACGCTGCCTGAAGAAGAATACGCGAAATACGAAGCGATCTATAAAATCCTGACGGCCGATATGCCGAAACCGAACATGGTCATTTATTTGCACGCGAGCCTCGATACCTTGATGAAGCGCATTAAATTGCGCGGCCGTGAATTCGAACAGATGATCACCCCGGATTACATGGAGCAATTGTCTGCAGACTACCATGAATTCATCGAACGTTTCGAGCGCGAGCATCCAGAAATCCCCGTGCTGCGCTTTAACGGAGACGAACTTGATTTTGTGCAAAACCGTTCCGACCTCGAAGTGATTCTCACTCATGTGGAAGGCACGCTTGAAAAAAGGAGCTTATCAATATGA
- a CDS encoding deoxynucleoside kinase: MNENLRDKYGIPKDAVITIAGTVGVGKSTMTKALADSLQFRTSFENVDGNPYLDLFYDDFEKWSFHLQIYFLAERFKEQKRMFEYGGGFIQDRSIYEDTGIFAKMHQEKGTMNAVDYETYTNLFDAMVMTPYFPHPDLLIYLEGSIEDILGRIQERGRAMEQQTPVEYWLEMHERYERWIDSFNACPVLRLNINDYDLMNDPDCSEQIVERIGKFMQQTAVLKR, translated from the coding sequence ATGAATGAAAATTTACGAGACAAGTACGGCATCCCAAAAGATGCCGTCATCACCATCGCCGGAACGGTCGGCGTTGGCAAATCGACAATGACCAAAGCACTTGCAGATTCACTGCAATTCCGCACATCTTTTGAAAACGTGGATGGCAACCCGTATCTTGATTTGTTTTACGATGATTTCGAGAAGTGGAGTTTCCACTTGCAGATCTATTTCCTTGCAGAGCGCTTCAAGGAGCAAAAGCGCATGTTCGAATACGGCGGCGGCTTTATCCAAGACCGCTCGATTTATGAAGACACTGGCATTTTCGCGAAAATGCACCAGGAAAAAGGCACGATGAATGCAGTAGATTACGAGACCTATACCAACCTATTCGATGCGATGGTCATGACGCCCTATTTCCCGCATCCGGATCTGTTGATTTATCTCGAAGGATCGATTGAAGACATCCTCGGGCGCATTCAAGAACGCGGCCGTGCGATGGAACAGCAGACCCCCGTTGAATACTGGCTGGAAATGCACGAACGCTACGAGCGCTGGATCGATTCGTTCAACGCGTGCCCCGTGCTGCGCCTCAACATCAATGACTACGATTTGATGAACGACCCCGATTGCTCGGAGCAAATCGTGGAACGTATCGGAAAGTTCATGCAGCAGACCGCTGTGTTGAAACGCTAG
- the dnaX gene encoding DNA polymerase III subunit gamma/tau produces MAYQAFYRVYRPRTFSEMTGQTHVKQTLQNALLYDKTTHAYLFSGPRGTGKTSAAKIFAKALNCEQAPAAEPCNECSSCRSIDEGSNTDVIEFDAASNSRVEEMREIIEKVRFSPANSRFKVYIIDEVHMLSNSAFNALLKTLEEPPEHVVFILATTEPHKLPLTIISRCQRFDFKSHTQVDIVARMITVLEDAKIPYNEQVLKIIAQAAAGGMRDALSLLDQVVSFSGDEMTIEDALLVTGSISQDMFYGIAEALLKKDVGQALTLLEQLARDGKDPVRLVEDFITFFRDLLLIQTAPGLRDMLELAAFEPRFEELAEQFEASTLYNWIDILTKTQQEMRFSNHTKIYMETALLKMVQADAPVQTIGAGAPSPELEAKVTSLEQLVRELQQQLKDGGGAANAAPQAEQKKRQRSQSAFKIPTGRIQEVLKNATKPDIQAIKTNWATVMGQLQRSHSALLNDAEPVAASPDAFVLKFKYDIHCQMASENQTFAAAFSQLLEQYTGKAYTPVYVPDANWLKIREEFIRNGGLKNEGDAQEPEGQEENPFSGDGASLEEDPFVSEAERLFGKDFVEVHDD; encoded by the coding sequence GTGGCGTATCAAGCTTTTTACCGTGTGTACAGACCGCGGACTTTCTCGGAAATGACCGGCCAGACACATGTCAAACAAACCCTTCAGAATGCTCTCCTTTATGATAAAACGACCCACGCGTATTTATTCTCAGGACCTCGGGGTACCGGGAAGACGAGTGCGGCGAAGATTTTCGCCAAAGCATTGAACTGTGAACAAGCCCCGGCAGCGGAACCGTGCAATGAATGCTCTTCTTGCCGGAGCATCGACGAAGGTTCGAATACAGATGTCATCGAATTCGATGCGGCTTCCAATTCACGGGTCGAGGAAATGCGGGAAATTATCGAGAAAGTGCGTTTTTCTCCAGCTAACTCCCGTTTCAAAGTATATATCATTGATGAAGTGCATATGTTATCGAACAGCGCATTCAATGCGTTATTGAAAACTTTGGAAGAACCGCCGGAACATGTCGTCTTCATTTTGGCGACAACAGAGCCGCATAAATTGCCGCTGACGATTATTTCGCGCTGCCAGCGGTTTGATTTTAAATCGCATACGCAAGTGGACATCGTCGCGCGGATGATCACAGTCTTGGAAGATGCCAAGATTCCTTATAATGAACAAGTACTGAAGATCATTGCCCAGGCAGCAGCGGGCGGCATGCGCGATGCGCTCAGCCTGCTCGACCAAGTGGTATCGTTCAGTGGAGATGAAATGACCATTGAAGATGCGCTTCTGGTTACGGGCTCCATCAGCCAGGATATGTTTTACGGCATTGCCGAAGCGCTGCTGAAGAAAGACGTCGGCCAAGCGTTGACCTTGCTTGAGCAATTGGCGCGCGACGGCAAAGACCCGGTGCGCTTAGTGGAGGACTTCATTACCTTCTTCCGCGACCTATTGCTGATCCAAACAGCGCCGGGGCTGCGCGATATGCTGGAGCTTGCCGCTTTCGAACCGCGTTTCGAAGAGCTGGCGGAACAGTTTGAAGCGTCGACGCTCTATAACTGGATTGATATTTTAACAAAGACCCAGCAAGAGATGCGCTTCTCGAATCATACGAAAATCTATATGGAAACGGCCCTCTTGAAGATGGTGCAGGCAGACGCACCCGTCCAAACCATAGGTGCAGGGGCGCCGTCTCCTGAACTCGAAGCAAAAGTCACGAGCCTCGAACAATTGGTGCGCGAATTGCAGCAGCAATTGAAAGATGGCGGTGGAGCAGCCAATGCGGCGCCTCAAGCCGAGCAGAAAAAGCGTCAGCGTTCGCAAAGTGCCTTTAAAATTCCAACTGGCCGCATTCAGGAAGTGCTGAAGAATGCAACGAAACCAGATATCCAGGCGATCAAAACCAATTGGGCGACCGTGATGGGGCAACTGCAGCGCTCGCATTCGGCATTGCTCAACGATGCCGAGCCGGTAGCGGCATCCCCAGATGCTTTTGTGTTAAAATTCAAGTATGATATTCATTGCCAGATGGCTTCTGAAAATCAGACTTTTGCCGCAGCGTTCAGCCAGTTGCTTGAGCAGTATACGGGCAAGGCCTACACGCCGGTTTACGTGCCGGATGCCAATTGGCTGAAAATCCGTGAAGAGTTTATCCGCAACGGCGGCTTGAAAAATGAAGGCGACGCGCAGGAACCGGAAGGGCAGGAAGAGAATCCGTTTTCCGGGGACGGCGCAAGCCTTGAAGAAGATCCATTCGTCTCTGAGGCGGAGCGGCTCTTCGGCAAAGATTTTGTCGAAGTCCATGATGATTAA
- a CDS encoding YbaB/EbfC family nucleoid-associated protein produces the protein MRGGGNMQGMMKQMQKMQKQMAEAQEELGTLKFEGTAGGGMVKVTVSGHKEVLDIALDPAVVDPEDVEMLQDTLIVATNEAFKKADEHANSTMGKFTKGMNIPGMF, from the coding sequence ATGCGTGGTGGAGGAAATATGCAAGGCATGATGAAACAAATGCAGAAAATGCAAAAACAAATGGCGGAAGCTCAAGAAGAGCTCGGTACATTGAAATTTGAAGGAACAGCAGGCGGTGGAATGGTTAAAGTAACAGTTTCTGGCCATAAGGAAGTTCTTGATATCGCATTGGACCCAGCAGTTGTGGATCCGGAAGATGTTGAGATGCTGCAAGATACATTGATCGTTGCAACAAACGAAGCGTTTAAAAAAGCGGACGAGCATGCGAATTCCACAATGGGGAAATTCACGAAAGGTATGAATATCCCCGGCATGTTCTAG